A region of Acidithiobacillus ferridurans DNA encodes the following proteins:
- a CDS encoding ribosome maturation factor RimP, protein MVNVEDRLYEGIAQQAGIAGCALVDARMVRTGRAVALQVFIEKNETTAVTIEDCAAVSRQLSLWLDVENPIHGAYRLEVSSPGLDRPLKNLHDFERFKGSQAEIHLHGLTQGRRRLQGELLGVEDQKIVLKNTEGRWTFALDDIHKARLVPQW, encoded by the coding sequence ATGGTGAACGTGGAAGATCGACTGTATGAAGGAATTGCGCAACAAGCCGGGATTGCGGGATGCGCCCTGGTAGACGCACGCATGGTGCGCACGGGGCGCGCAGTGGCGTTACAGGTCTTCATAGAAAAGAATGAAACCACTGCGGTTACCATTGAGGATTGTGCGGCGGTGAGTCGCCAGCTCAGCCTGTGGCTCGATGTGGAAAATCCGATCCATGGCGCCTACCGCCTCGAAGTTTCCAGCCCCGGCCTGGATAGGCCGCTAAAAAATTTACACGACTTTGAACGATTTAAGGGGTCTCAGGCCGAGATTCATCTGCACGGGTTGACGCAAGGGCGGCGCCGCTTGCAGGGTGAGCTGCTGGGCGTTGAAGATCAGAAAATTGTATTAAAAAATACCGAAGGGCGCTGGACCTTCGCCCTGGATGATATCCACAAGGCAAGGCTGGTTCCGCAATGGTGA
- the nusA gene encoding transcription termination factor NusA encodes MSRELLYLADAVAHEKDVDREVIFLALEASLVSASKKKYGQDWHIAVDVDRKTGDYVTRRLWEVVADDVADYDADQQIRLSDARKTRPDVELGGYLEEVLPPVEFGRIAAQTAKQVIVQKVRDAERDRIVSDFAIRKGDIVSGLVKRMEKGNAIVDMGRAEAILPKEEMMPREAIRPGDRVKAHLQDVRRVQRGPQLFLSRTSPELLIKLFAQEVPEIGNGMIEIMGAARDPGLRAKLAVRSNDPRVDPVGACVGLRGNRVQTVINELKGERIDIVIWAADPASYVINALSPAEVSSIVVDENTHSMDVVVGPEHLSQAIGRAGQNVRLATQLTGWTINILTEEEAQAKREEEESTFLNHFIRDLGVDEDLAALLVSEGFTSIEEVAYVPVAEMMEIEGLDENLVGELRRRARDVLLNKAIAQEEQVALSEPAEDLLSLKGMDKGLAHLLASKGVVTSEDLAELAASELCEMVGVDEERAKALILEARAPWFA; translated from the coding sequence ATGAGTCGTGAACTTCTTTATCTGGCGGATGCCGTCGCCCATGAGAAGGATGTGGACCGGGAAGTCATTTTCCTGGCGCTGGAGGCATCTCTGGTTTCCGCATCCAAAAAGAAATACGGACAGGACTGGCATATCGCGGTGGATGTGGATCGTAAGACCGGAGATTATGTAACCCGCCGGCTATGGGAAGTAGTTGCGGATGATGTCGCGGATTATGACGCGGATCAGCAGATCCGTCTGAGCGATGCCCGGAAAACCCGTCCCGATGTGGAGCTAGGCGGCTACCTCGAAGAAGTGTTGCCACCCGTCGAATTTGGGCGGATCGCGGCACAAACGGCCAAACAGGTGATTGTGCAGAAAGTGCGGGATGCCGAGCGCGACCGGATCGTATCGGACTTTGCGATACGCAAGGGAGATATCGTCAGCGGTCTGGTCAAACGCATGGAAAAAGGCAACGCCATCGTCGACATGGGGCGCGCCGAGGCCATTCTGCCAAAAGAGGAGATGATGCCGCGTGAGGCCATTCGCCCCGGTGATCGGGTGAAGGCACATCTTCAGGATGTACGCCGTGTGCAGCGGGGGCCGCAGCTATTTTTGTCGCGGACCAGTCCTGAGTTGCTGATCAAGCTGTTCGCCCAGGAAGTGCCGGAAATCGGGAACGGGATGATCGAAATCATGGGTGCGGCGCGTGATCCGGGACTACGGGCGAAACTGGCCGTGCGTTCCAATGACCCGCGTGTGGACCCCGTGGGGGCTTGTGTGGGTCTGCGCGGCAACCGGGTACAGACGGTTATCAATGAGTTGAAAGGCGAGCGGATTGACATTGTGATCTGGGCAGCCGATCCGGCCAGCTATGTGATCAACGCCCTTTCACCCGCGGAAGTGTCCAGCATCGTGGTCGACGAGAACACGCACAGTATGGATGTGGTGGTCGGACCGGAGCACTTGTCCCAGGCCATCGGGCGGGCCGGGCAGAATGTACGGCTGGCGACGCAGTTGACGGGCTGGACCATCAACATTCTGACCGAGGAAGAGGCTCAGGCCAAGCGGGAAGAGGAAGAGTCGACCTTTCTCAACCACTTCATCCGGGATCTGGGCGTGGATGAGGACTTGGCCGCCCTGTTGGTCAGCGAGGGTTTTACCTCCATTGAGGAGGTGGCCTATGTTCCGGTTGCCGAAATGATGGAAATCGAGGGTCTGGACGAAAACCTCGTCGGCGAATTGCGGCGCCGTGCGCGTGACGTCCTGCTCAATAAGGCCATTGCCCAGGAAGAGCAGGTGGCGCTCAGTGAACCCGCGGAAGACTTGTTGTCCCTGAAGGGTATGGATAAGGGTTTAGCGCACTTACTGGCCAGTAAAGGTGTTGTCACTTCCGAGGACCTGGCGGAACTGGCTGCGAGCGAG